One Cardinium endosymbiont cEper1 of Encarsia pergandiella genomic region harbors:
- the accD gene encoding acetyl-CoA carboxylase, carboxyltransferase subunit beta, translating into MSLINDNLSWFKRKKKGILTPSSAKKESPDGVWVKTAKGKIIHSKVLEENLQVVPDDGHHLPIGSKEYFSILFDANNFTELNATFRSVDPLHFIDNRPYTERLKQAERETGLTDAVRTAYGKIDILPLAIACMDFKFIGGSMGSVVGEKIAQLVNHCLAHHTPLLIISKSGGARMMEGSFSLMQMAKTAAKLRQLADAKIPYFSLLTDPTTGGVSASYAMLGDINMAEPGALIGFAGPRVIRETVGKSLPKGFQTAEFLLAHGFLDMIVDRRKLKETLALLLKMLA; encoded by the coding sequence ATGAGTTTAATAAACGACAATCTAAGCTGGTTTAAGCGCAAAAAGAAAGGAATCCTAACCCCTAGTTCTGCCAAAAAAGAGTCACCTGATGGCGTTTGGGTGAAAACAGCAAAAGGAAAGATTATACACAGCAAAGTATTAGAAGAAAATTTACAAGTGGTGCCCGATGATGGCCACCATTTACCGATTGGTTCAAAGGAATACTTTTCCATTCTGTTTGACGCAAACAATTTTACAGAGCTGAATGCAACCTTCCGATCGGTTGATCCACTCCACTTTATAGACAATAGACCCTATACCGAACGATTAAAACAAGCAGAAAGGGAAACCGGTTTAACAGATGCCGTACGAACGGCTTATGGTAAGATCGATATCCTACCCCTTGCCATTGCCTGTATGGATTTTAAATTTATTGGGGGTTCAATGGGTAGTGTAGTAGGTGAAAAAATAGCCCAATTGGTCAACCACTGTTTGGCCCACCACACCCCGCTACTGATTATCTCTAAATCAGGTGGTGCACGGATGATGGAAGGCAGCTTTTCCCTGATGCAAATGGCAAAAACAGCTGCAAAATTACGCCAATTGGCCGATGCTAAAATTCCTTATTTTTCGCTGCTAACTGACCCGACTACAGGTGGGGTAAGCGCCTCCTACGCGATGCTAGGGGACATTAATATGGCAGAACCAGGGGCGCTAATTGGCTTTGCAGGTCCACGTGTGATTCGAGAAACCGTTGGCAAATCATTACCGAAAGGTTTTCAAACCGCAGAATTTTTATTGGCACATGGCTTCTTGGATATGATTGTAGATAGACGGAAATTAAAGGAAACACTGGCGCTACTGCTGAAGATGTTGGCCTAG
- the lysS gene encoding lysine--tRNA ligase, giving the protein MQELNEQTTIRIQKKDRLESMGINPYPGSVHPINAKAATILSDYKEADKANYSHLVLAGRIMGRRIMGKASFVELQDASGRIQLYVQRDSICPGEDKSHYNIFFKKLLDIGDIIEIQGFVFTTQVGAIAVHVTHLRLLTKALSPLPIVKEVSTKEGGKVYDAFTDPAQRYRQRYVDLIVNPAVRKVFEQRAKLIHTMKASLQDKGYLEVETPILQPIYGGASARPFITHHHTLDIPLYLRISNELYLKRLIIGGYEGVYEFAKDFRNEGMSRFHNPEFTQVELYVAYKDYIWMMDYVEELLEGVALALHGTTTVPFGTDLINFQRPWKRFTMFEAIHHFTGHDVSHMDEAALRRVAHQLAIDIADNFAKGKIIDEIFGAKCEPHFIQPTIITDYPVEMSPLAKRHRTNPALTERFEVICAGKEICNAFSELNDPIDQQKRLEAQRKLGERGDEEAMVVDHDFLKALRYGMPPTVGIGIGIDRLTMIMTNVPSIQDVLFFPQMRPENP; this is encoded by the coding sequence ATGCAGGAGCTGAATGAACAAACCACCATTCGAATACAGAAAAAAGACCGCTTAGAATCTATGGGGATCAATCCCTATCCAGGTTCTGTTCACCCCATCAATGCCAAAGCAGCCACTATTCTTTCCGATTACAAAGAAGCAGATAAAGCAAACTATAGCCACCTAGTACTGGCAGGCCGGATTATGGGACGTAGAATTATGGGAAAGGCTTCGTTTGTAGAATTACAAGATGCAAGTGGGCGGATTCAACTCTATGTACAAAGAGATTCCATTTGTCCAGGAGAAGACAAAAGCCACTACAATATCTTCTTTAAGAAATTACTTGACATAGGTGACATCATTGAAATCCAAGGTTTTGTCTTTACAACGCAAGTGGGTGCCATAGCGGTGCATGTGACCCATCTTCGGCTGTTAACCAAGGCACTTAGCCCTCTACCAATTGTCAAAGAAGTATCGACCAAAGAAGGTGGGAAAGTATATGATGCCTTCACAGATCCTGCACAACGGTATCGTCAAAGATATGTTGATTTAATCGTGAATCCAGCAGTACGCAAGGTATTTGAACAACGGGCGAAGTTGATCCACACGATGAAAGCCTCCTTGCAGGATAAAGGATACCTAGAAGTGGAAACCCCTATTCTGCAACCCATTTATGGAGGCGCATCGGCACGCCCCTTTATCACACACCATCATACCCTAGATATCCCCTTATATTTACGGATCTCTAATGAGCTTTATTTAAAGCGGTTAATTATTGGGGGCTATGAGGGTGTCTACGAATTTGCAAAAGATTTTAGAAACGAAGGCATGTCCCGCTTCCACAACCCAGAATTTACCCAAGTAGAACTTTATGTGGCCTATAAAGACTACATCTGGATGATGGACTATGTAGAAGAATTATTAGAAGGAGTCGCACTAGCCCTACATGGGACTACAACGGTTCCGTTTGGTACAGATTTGATTAACTTTCAACGGCCATGGAAACGGTTTACGATGTTTGAGGCGATTCACCATTTTACGGGACATGATGTAAGCCATATGGATGAGGCGGCCTTGCGCAGAGTGGCCCATCAATTGGCTATAGATATAGCAGATAACTTTGCCAAAGGTAAAATTATAGATGAAATTTTTGGCGCGAAATGTGAACCACATTTTATTCAACCTACTATTATAACCGACTACCCCGTTGAAATGTCTCCTTTGGCGAAACGACATCGCACCAATCCAGCTTTAACCGAACGATTTGAGGTAATATGCGCAGGTAAAGAAATCTGCAATGCTTTTTCTGAGTTAAATGATCCGATTGATCAACAGAAAAGATTAGAGGCACAACGTAAACTAGGCGAACGGGGTGATGAAGAAGCGATGGTGGTAGACCATGATTTTTTAAAAGCTTTGCGCTATGGCATGCCCCCAACAGTAGGTATTGGCATAGGGATAGATCGGCTAACGATGATCATGACCAATGTGCCATCTATTCAAGATGTCCTATTTTTTCCACAAATGCGTCCTGAAAATCCATAA
- a CDS encoding MerR family transcriptional regulator: protein MEKKYWTIQEVACHLGVAPSLIRFWEKSFSGILQPHKNSKGARRYQEKDIAQLQYIYTLVKEKGYSLAGARKVIQKHGIASTITPGEVVQRLRRLRSFLVALKID from the coding sequence ATGGAAAAAAAGTATTGGACCATTCAAGAAGTAGCTTGCCACCTTGGGGTAGCACCTTCTTTAATACGTTTTTGGGAAAAATCCTTTAGTGGGATCCTTCAGCCTCATAAAAATAGCAAGGGTGCCAGAAGGTATCAAGAAAAAGATATCGCTCAGCTGCAGTACATCTATACGCTGGTTAAAGAAAAAGGATATAGTTTAGCAGGGGCACGTAAAGTAATTCAAAAGCACGGTATCGCCTCCACCATTACGCCAGGAGAAGTGGTACAACGATTGCGTCGCTTACGTTCTTTTTTGGTAGCGTTAAAAATAGATTAA